A genomic segment from Dechloromonas denitrificans encodes:
- a CDS encoding ATP-binding protein: protein MIHKLPIRRRLAAIIATSVGVGLALTFLLFALRQVDHRRDAKLTELRSMAEVIAFNASAVVEFQDIGGAERLFSSLVPHREIVAATMRGVDSDFSYRYRQLAVPVPEQARQADQAHLDVASYINFSNVTVVVPIRTVEGVIGSVSLTASLDSVWHDTRLDFLWFMAGSLVAFVFALLIARRMQESLLNALGALTETARDVAESKNFLQRATKYSDDEIGQLADAFNTMLVEIADRDTELVRHRAHLEEVVEKRTQELRQAKEVAEEANRAKSAFLANMSHEIRTPMNGIIGVADLLAASTLTAKQQYQLTTLRSSADTLLYLLNDILDFSRIEAGGLQLERFPFDVRETIEQVISVFAPAARKKGLDLWFDIDPDVPGYIFGDKYRLGQVLTNLVNNAVKFTEVGSIRLSCRVKTLGRGSERLLLTVRDSGIGVNNAALEDIFSPFRQADNSMSRRFGGSGLGLAIVRDLIGLMGGEIHASSKPGEGSVFSIDLPLEVAQAVRSLPEWLAPLAGRSVVLAATPGDRANYWLTLLNWGGIKARLAHEPGLLEGLLGELHPDAVLLEDTAAFEALLHSDGACFAGIPVLVIHNIETDKGDATPLPAWVAGDVRKPFSDLDLFCELAEIWGVLAEAPQQEEEQGILQFDAKVLMVEDNDTNRIILEQILVTLGCSVKLAVNGQLAIEALKAERFDLVLMDVQMPVMDGLQATRIIREMERSNQQNRQLIIALTANALAGDREMCLQAGMDDYVTKPVTIDRVASALARWLPSVRRTPAQQAENPGGAAESVPLIDLNELRSSLGAESERVIPVVLASYLREGEAHIKVLNNVDRDFDLERITRIVHNLKSSSAALGIMGFSGLCKEAEQAARSGDQDRTKAFIERVVHDFAVVKAAVGKILSPVDAVKEKS, encoded by the coding sequence ATGATTCACAAGCTTCCCATCCGGCGTCGTCTGGCAGCGATTATCGCCACTTCGGTCGGCGTCGGCCTGGCCCTGACCTTTCTGCTCTTCGCGCTGCGTCAGGTTGATCACCGCCGCGATGCCAAATTGACCGAATTGCGCTCGATGGCTGAGGTCATCGCCTTCAATGCCTCGGCCGTGGTCGAGTTTCAGGATATCGGCGGGGCTGAGCGCCTGTTCTCATCGCTGGTGCCGCACCGCGAAATTGTCGCCGCAACGATGCGCGGCGTGGATAGCGACTTCAGCTACCGCTATCGCCAGCTTGCTGTTCCCGTTCCCGAGCAGGCTCGCCAAGCCGACCAGGCGCATCTTGATGTGGCCAGTTACATCAATTTCTCGAATGTCACGGTCGTTGTTCCGATTCGCACCGTCGAAGGCGTTATCGGCTCCGTATCGCTGACGGCCAGTCTTGATAGTGTCTGGCACGATACGCGGCTCGATTTTCTGTGGTTTATGGCCGGTTCGCTGGTGGCCTTTGTTTTTGCCCTGCTGATTGCCCGGCGCATGCAGGAATCCCTGCTCAATGCCCTCGGGGCGTTGACTGAGACGGCCCGGGATGTGGCCGAATCGAAAAACTTTCTGCAGCGCGCCACCAAGTATTCCGATGATGAAATCGGCCAGCTGGCCGATGCCTTCAACACCATGCTGGTTGAAATTGCCGACCGTGACACCGAACTGGTACGTCATCGAGCGCATCTGGAAGAGGTGGTTGAAAAGCGGACGCAGGAGTTGCGTCAGGCCAAGGAGGTTGCCGAAGAGGCGAATCGTGCCAAGAGTGCTTTTCTGGCCAATATGAGCCATGAAATCCGGACGCCGATGAACGGCATTATCGGTGTGGCGGATTTGCTGGCAGCCAGCACGTTGACCGCGAAACAGCAGTATCAGCTGACCACCTTGCGCAGTTCGGCCGATACGCTGCTTTACCTGCTGAACGATATCCTCGATTTTTCGCGTATCGAGGCCGGCGGCTTGCAACTGGAGCGTTTTCCATTTGATGTACGCGAAACGATAGAACAGGTCATTTCGGTTTTCGCCCCGGCAGCCCGCAAGAAAGGCCTCGATCTCTGGTTCGATATCGACCCGGATGTACCCGGCTACATCTTTGGCGACAAATATCGCCTGGGTCAGGTTCTGACCAATCTGGTCAACAACGCAGTCAAATTCACCGAAGTCGGCAGCATTCGTCTTTCGTGCCGGGTCAAAACGCTCGGCCGAGGTTCGGAGCGTCTGTTGCTGACCGTTCGCGACTCCGGCATTGGCGTCAACAATGCGGCACTTGAAGATATTTTTTCGCCTTTCCGTCAGGCCGACAACAGCATGAGCCGCCGCTTCGGTGGCAGTGGGCTGGGCCTGGCGATCGTGCGTGACCTGATCGGCTTGATGGGCGGTGAAATCCACGCCAGCAGCAAGCCGGGCGAGGGGTCGGTGTTCTCGATTGATTTGCCGCTGGAGGTTGCCCAGGCGGTACGCAGCCTGCCCGAATGGCTGGCGCCTCTGGCCGGGCGTTCGGTGGTTCTGGCCGCAACGCCTGGCGATCGTGCCAATTACTGGCTGACGCTATTGAACTGGGGGGGAATCAAGGCCCGCCTGGCGCATGAGCCAGGGCTGCTTGAAGGGTTGCTCGGTGAATTGCATCCCGATGCCGTGCTGCTTGAGGATACGGCGGCCTTCGAAGCCTTGCTCCATTCGGATGGCGCATGTTTTGCCGGTATCCCCGTGCTGGTCATCCACAATATTGAAACCGACAAGGGAGATGCCACGCCGTTGCCGGCATGGGTGGCCGGGGATGTGCGCAAACCGTTCAGTGACCTCGATTTGTTCTGCGAGCTGGCTGAAATCTGGGGTGTCCTGGCCGAAGCTCCTCAGCAGGAGGAAGAGCAGGGGATTCTGCAGTTCGATGCCAAGGTGCTGATGGTTGAGGATAACGATACCAACCGGATCATTCTCGAACAGATCCTGGTGACGCTGGGGTGTAGCGTCAAACTGGCAGTGAACGGCCAGTTGGCAATCGAAGCCCTGAAAGCGGAACGTTTCGATCTGGTGCTGATGGACGTCCAGATGCCGGTGATGGATGGCCTGCAGGCCACCCGTATCATCCGCGAAATGGAGCGCAGCAATCAGCAGAACCGACAGTTGATCATTGCACTGACTGCCAATGCGCTGGCGGGCGATCGGGAAATGTGTCTGCAAGCGGGGATGGATGACTACGTCACCAAGCCGGTGACCATCGACCGGGTTGCCTCGGCCTTGGCGCGCTGGCTGCCTTCGGTCCGGCGCACTCCGGCGCAGCAGGCCGAGAATCCGGGTGGTGCCGCCGAGAGTGTGCCACTGATCGATTTGAATGAATTGCGCAGCAGCCTGGGGGCCGAGTCGGAGCGCGTCATTCCGGTTGTTCTGGCGTCTTATCTGAGGGAAGGCGAGGCGCATATCAAGGTCTTGAACAACGTTGACCGCGACTTCGATCTCGAACGGATCACCCGGATTGTCCATAACCTCAAGAGCTCGAGTGCTGCACTCGGCATCATGGGTTTTTCCGGTCTGTGCAAGGAGGCCGAACAGGCCGCACGGAGTGGCGATCAGGATAGGACCAAGGCCTTTATCGAGCGGGTTGTGCACGACTTTGCCGTCGTCAAGGCAGCTGTCGGCAAAATCCTGTCGCCGGTCGACGCTGTGAAGGAAAAATCATGA
- a CDS encoding isochorismate synthase MenF, whose translation MKSLLHKLINDQSWAAQLEALATGAPASAPISISRPLAGTSADWLSLLPENAPFWYRARPQQGEFRLGIGHALHLGTAGSNRFAALDNAFQGLCQEWRHEGSAYAFAGFAFDPETHDGLPNALLAIPSILLTSINGQNSVTLTIPAARRDQARATWLELIAQPAIARPVRRLPGRPETLAEQAWMARVRAALREIEKGTLDKLVLSRQRSIQASAPFSATTILRNLIDCQPDSLIYAHGQGEQTFLGASPERLLRLQNGEVEADALAGTAWAESPSLSDPKNRHEQSLVVDAIIDALAPLCQTRPQAGAPTEHPAGQLRHLRSRISARIKEQTTLFDLVRALHPTPAVGGFPGPAARHWLKQHGERRPSWYSGAFGLLDSNGEGEFSVALRSAQINGCMAEFHAGAGIVAGSDPQQELAETEAKLSTLLSAFAAPETPPLTGTLHD comes from the coding sequence ATGAAGTCACTTCTGCACAAACTGATCAACGATCAAAGCTGGGCAGCGCAACTCGAAGCGCTGGCGACAGGCGCGCCGGCCTCGGCGCCAATCAGCATCAGCCGGCCACTGGCTGGCACAAGCGCCGACTGGCTGAGCCTGCTCCCCGAAAATGCACCATTCTGGTATCGGGCCCGTCCGCAACAGGGCGAATTTCGGCTCGGCATTGGCCATGCACTGCATCTCGGCACAGCCGGCAGCAATCGCTTTGCCGCTCTCGACAATGCCTTTCAGGGGCTGTGCCAGGAATGGCGGCACGAAGGGAGTGCCTACGCCTTTGCCGGCTTCGCCTTCGACCCGGAAACACATGATGGATTACCCAATGCGCTGCTCGCCATTCCATCCATCCTGCTCACCTCGATCAACGGGCAAAATTCCGTCACCCTGACGATTCCCGCAGCTCGCCGCGATCAGGCACGGGCTACATGGCTGGAGCTGATCGCCCAGCCGGCAATCGCCCGTCCCGTACGCCGACTGCCGGGACGTCCGGAAACGCTGGCCGAACAGGCGTGGATGGCCAGAGTCCGCGCCGCCTTGCGGGAAATTGAAAAAGGCACGCTGGACAAACTGGTTCTCAGCCGCCAACGCAGCATTCAGGCAAGTGCGCCTTTTTCGGCCACGACCATTCTGCGCAACCTGATCGACTGCCAACCTGACAGCCTGATCTATGCCCATGGCCAGGGCGAACAAACCTTTCTCGGCGCCAGCCCGGAGCGCCTGCTCCGACTGCAGAACGGCGAGGTTGAAGCAGATGCGCTGGCCGGTACGGCATGGGCTGAATCGCCCTCACTGAGCGATCCGAAAAACCGGCACGAGCAATCGCTGGTCGTCGATGCCATCATCGATGCCCTGGCTCCGCTCTGCCAGACCCGTCCCCAGGCCGGTGCACCGACCGAACACCCGGCCGGACAACTTCGCCATTTGCGCAGCCGGATTTCTGCCCGCATCAAGGAGCAAACCACGCTCTTCGACCTGGTCCGCGCGCTGCACCCAACACCGGCGGTTGGCGGCTTTCCCGGCCCGGCTGCCCGGCACTGGCTGAAGCAGCATGGCGAGCGGCGGCCAAGCTGGTACAGCGGTGCTTTCGGCCTGCTCGACAGCAATGGCGAGGGTGAATTTTCGGTCGCCCTGCGCTCAGCGCAGATCAACGGCTGCATGGCCGAATTCCATGCCGGCGCAGGCATCGTTGCCGGCTCCGATCCGCAGCAGGAACTGGCTGAAACGGAAGCCAAACTAAGCACCTTGCTCAGCGCCTTCGCTGCGCCGGAAACGCCCCCGCTGACCGGCACCCTGCACGACTGA
- a CDS encoding EAL domain-containing protein, whose protein sequence is MNSPGKQRILVVDDEPVMRTITQTVLAQHEFDVIVAESAEEAFELIGRGELPDLLLLDVLMPGMNGFDACRTLRRQHHLEHLPIIMLTALDDQASIDEAYRCGATDFITKPLNMPLLPHRVRYLLRSAQAFKELMDSQENLINTQQIAHLGNWMMDEHGAVVNASRQYLDIIGASMLPVPKERLLARVHREDRAALVRGRTELRSGRSYRLDYRLRGLHDESTWFHVHEMGFPRFGDVGEYLGASGFIQDITQRVEQEEKIRQLAWHDSLTGLYNRNRLLELLDRDLNNAETPYVLALLFIHFDHLRQIAMVAGQEIADTVIKVQASRLSSLLDASTEDPGKAMLGAAALARYDEQSLIVALPGQQDHEVIRRLAEAICETLARPVFLGAEEFLSKPFIGISCYPEDATDSQELMRRATLVALRAARSEGATVNFFDPEHDREAMQRMVMERSLRVALEQGNELLPFLQPKISARTGEVLGAEVLLRWQHPLKGLISPAQFIPLAEETGLIHPISEWLISHVCEMLARWQQKNPNLGCISINLSANSFFDRTLVQFVDEVLHRTGVAPSQLIVELTETVLMQDTDAANRVIASLRQRGIRISLDDFGTGFSSLGYLNRFDIDEIKIDRSFVLDLEADRTAQALVQAIISLGHALGLEVVAEGVETEAQASLLRQMGCDIFQGFLFARPMPAGDFPAFVEARQGLG, encoded by the coding sequence ATGAACTCACCGGGTAAACAGCGCATTCTGGTGGTCGACGATGAACCGGTGATGCGAACCATCACCCAGACCGTTCTCGCCCAGCATGAATTCGACGTGATCGTAGCCGAATCGGCCGAAGAAGCCTTCGAGCTGATCGGCCGGGGAGAGTTGCCGGATTTGCTGCTGCTTGACGTGCTGATGCCGGGCATGAACGGCTTCGATGCCTGCCGAACCCTGCGCCGCCAGCATCATCTCGAGCATTTGCCGATCATCATGCTGACCGCACTCGACGATCAGGCCTCGATTGACGAGGCTTATCGCTGCGGTGCCACCGATTTCATCACCAAACCCCTGAACATGCCCTTGCTGCCTCACCGCGTGCGCTATCTGCTGCGTTCGGCCCAGGCATTCAAGGAGTTGATGGATAGTCAGGAAAACCTGATCAATACCCAGCAAATCGCCCATCTGGGCAACTGGATGATGGACGAGCATGGCGCGGTCGTGAATGCCTCGCGCCAGTATCTCGACATCATCGGTGCGAGCATGCTGCCTGTCCCGAAGGAGCGCCTGCTCGCCCGTGTCCATCGCGAAGACCGGGCGGCGCTGGTCCGTGGCCGGACGGAGCTGAGATCCGGCCGTTCCTATCGGCTGGATTACCGTTTGCGCGGTCTACACGATGAAAGTACCTGGTTTCATGTGCATGAAATGGGGTTTCCGCGCTTTGGCGATGTCGGTGAATATCTCGGCGCCAGCGGTTTCATCCAGGACATTACCCAGCGCGTCGAACAGGAAGAGAAAATCCGTCAGCTGGCCTGGCATGACAGCCTGACCGGCCTGTACAACCGCAATCGTCTGCTTGAGTTGCTTGATCGTGACCTGAACAATGCCGAGACGCCGTATGTGCTGGCCCTGCTGTTCATCCATTTCGATCACCTGCGCCAGATTGCCATGGTGGCCGGGCAGGAGATCGCAGATACCGTCATCAAAGTGCAGGCCAGCCGGCTGAGCAGCCTGCTCGATGCATCAACTGAAGATCCCGGCAAAGCGATGCTCGGAGCTGCGGCGCTGGCACGTTACGACGAGCAGTCGTTGATTGTCGCCTTGCCCGGCCAGCAGGATCACGAGGTGATCCGCCGTCTGGCCGAGGCCATCTGCGAGACGCTGGCGCGCCCGGTGTTCCTCGGTGCGGAAGAATTCTTGAGCAAGCCATTCATCGGGATTTCGTGCTATCCGGAAGATGCGACAGATTCGCAGGAACTGATGCGGCGTGCGACGCTGGTCGCCTTGCGGGCCGCGCGCTCGGAAGGTGCCACGGTTAATTTCTTCGATCCGGAACATGACCGCGAGGCGATGCAGCGCATGGTCATGGAGCGCAGTTTGCGTGTCGCGCTGGAGCAGGGCAACGAACTGTTGCCATTCCTGCAGCCCAAGATATCGGCCCGGACCGGCGAGGTGCTGGGGGCGGAAGTCCTGCTGCGCTGGCAACATCCGCTCAAAGGGCTGATCTCTCCGGCACAGTTCATTCCACTGGCCGAGGAAACCGGCCTTATCCACCCGATCAGCGAATGGCTGATCAGTCATGTCTGCGAAATGCTGGCCCGCTGGCAGCAAAAAAATCCGAATCTGGGTTGCATCAGCATCAACCTTTCAGCGAACAGCTTCTTTGATCGCACCCTGGTTCAGTTTGTCGATGAAGTGCTGCATCGAACCGGCGTGGCACCTTCGCAACTGATTGTCGAATTGACTGAAACCGTGCTGATGCAAGACACCGACGCAGCCAATCGCGTCATTGCCAGCTTGCGCCAGCGAGGCATCCGGATTTCGCTGGACGATTTCGGGACCGGTTTTTCCTCGTTGGGTTATTTGAATCGTTTCGATATCGATGAAATCAAGATCGACCGATCCTTCGTCCTCGATCTGGAGGCTGATCGGACGGCGCAGGCGCTGGTTCAGGCGATTATCAGCCTGGGCCATGCGCTCGGGCTGGAGGTCGTCGCTGAAGGTGTCGAAACCGAGGCGCAGGCGAGCTTGCTGCGGCAGATGGGCTGCGATATTTTCCAGGGTTTCCTGTTTGCCCGCCCCATGCCTGCCGGTGATTTTCCGGCCTTTGTCGAGGCCCGCCAGGGGCTTGGCTGA
- a CDS encoding YfiR family protein, whose product MRTLTLLSTLRSLAAVLLLSLAGSSSFGEVASEGQLKAAYLVNFLKYVEWPASRSTATICLFGRDSLGPYLASYEGRQIIGRELRIRKVTSPDQLADCQLLFVPDTEESRFAAVLRWSDKQAILTVSDAEIFTRDGGVIALVRSEGRLQFDINTDALGRAGLKASSQMLRLARQVSGGGR is encoded by the coding sequence ATGCGCACTCTGACGCTTCTTTCCACACTTCGCAGCCTTGCCGCCGTGCTTTTGCTCAGCCTGGCCGGCTCGTCGAGCTTTGGCGAAGTGGCGTCCGAAGGGCAGTTGAAGGCCGCCTATCTGGTTAATTTCCTCAAATATGTCGAGTGGCCGGCGTCGCGGTCGACGGCGACGATCTGCCTGTTTGGCCGTGATAGTCTGGGACCCTATCTGGCGTCTTACGAGGGCCGGCAGATTATCGGCAGGGAATTGCGCATTCGCAAGGTGACCAGTCCTGACCAATTGGCCGATTGTCAGTTGCTGTTCGTGCCAGACACCGAGGAGTCGCGTTTCGCCGCAGTGCTGCGCTGGTCCGACAAGCAGGCGATCCTGACGGTCAGCGATGCCGAAATTTTTACCCGTGATGGTGGTGTAATCGCTTTGGTGCGATCGGAGGGCAGGTTGCAATTTGACATTAATACCGATGCACTGGGGCGCGCCGGACTGAAGGCTAGTTCCCAGATGCTGCGTCTGGCCCGCCAGGTGAGCGGGGGCGGTCGATGA
- a CDS encoding class I adenylate-forming enzyme family protein: MKDAISLADSLYLHARHGQAAPALIAAGQSWSYAELLADAQAEQSSKTGAPNAPLIASGSSLALARQAYRCAIEKCPFWPVDRNNPASIEKNRAALQNVELPGETALIISTSGSEGEARAVLLGSTGMAAAARASNQHLPLHPADIWLNCLPLYHIGGQSILWRCAQAGASVLLHEGFSIENIAVDLEKYPVSHISLVPAMLAQLLDKQITAPTSLRHVLVGGAALAPALYEKALGAGWPVYPSYGMSETSAQIATYHPTDGPWQQGLVGKALTGSEIAIDTNGRIRVRGQQLMLGYLDGSGIDADGWLTTGDLGRIDATGCLTVTGRADDMLISGGRNIHPIDVEACLAACPGIIDVAVTGQPDPVWGDLVVALIVGTAGAEQITRHARQHLPSAAVPRKLVFLDRLPRNPTGKLVRAELRRLAGESAS, encoded by the coding sequence ATGAAGGATGCCATTTCACTCGCCGACAGCCTCTATCTTCACGCCCGCCATGGACAGGCTGCACCAGCCCTGATCGCTGCCGGCCAATCCTGGAGCTACGCCGAACTACTGGCCGATGCCCAAGCAGAACAAAGCAGCAAGACAGGCGCACCCAACGCACCACTGATCGCCTCAGGCAGCAGCCTGGCGCTGGCTCGACAAGCGTATCGCTGCGCCATCGAAAAATGTCCTTTCTGGCCCGTCGACCGCAACAATCCGGCCAGCATCGAGAAAAACCGGGCCGCACTGCAAAACGTCGAGCTTCCTGGCGAAACAGCCTTGATCATTTCGACCAGCGGCAGCGAGGGCGAAGCCCGGGCCGTATTGCTCGGCAGCACAGGCATGGCCGCGGCCGCCCGGGCATCCAACCAGCACTTGCCGCTCCATCCGGCTGACATCTGGCTCAACTGCCTGCCGCTCTATCACATCGGCGGCCAGTCGATCCTGTGGCGCTGCGCCCAGGCCGGCGCCAGCGTGCTGCTGCACGAAGGTTTTAGCATCGAGAATATTGCGGTCGACCTCGAAAAATACCCGGTTTCACATATTTCTCTGGTTCCGGCCATGCTGGCCCAATTGCTCGACAAGCAGATTACCGCCCCCACCAGCCTGCGCCACGTTCTGGTCGGCGGCGCGGCACTCGCCCCTGCGCTGTACGAAAAAGCCCTCGGCGCCGGCTGGCCGGTCTACCCCAGCTACGGCATGAGCGAAACATCGGCCCAGATTGCGACATACCATCCAACCGACGGCCCCTGGCAACAAGGTCTGGTTGGCAAAGCATTGACCGGCAGCGAAATTGCCATCGACACGAATGGCCGAATCCGGGTTCGCGGCCAGCAACTCATGCTCGGCTACCTCGATGGCAGCGGAATCGATGCCGACGGCTGGCTGACAACCGGCGACCTGGGCCGGATCGATGCGACAGGATGCCTGACCGTGACCGGCCGGGCCGATGACATGCTGATCAGCGGCGGACGCAACATTCACCCGATCGATGTCGAAGCCTGCCTCGCCGCTTGCCCCGGCATTATCGACGTTGCCGTCACCGGCCAGCCCGACCCGGTATGGGGCGACCTGGTCGTCGCGCTGATTGTCGGCACAGCCGGTGCCGAACAGATTACCCGGCATGCCCGTCAGCACCTGCCCTCGGCAGCCGTACCACGCAAACTGGTTTTTCTCGACCGATTGCCACGCAACCCGACCGGAAAACTGGTCAGGGCAGAATTGCGGCGCCTGGCCGGCGAAAGCGCGTCATGA
- a CDS encoding TonB-dependent receptor plug domain-containing protein yields the protein MRCKKVLSLMLLAWGGDVLAGSAVDEMGLEELTKADITSVSRKSQSLSDVPAAAFVISAEDIRRSGAQALPDVLRMVPGIEVAQIDSARYAVTARGFNGRFANKLQVLVDGRSVYHPIFSGVMWEADLIALEDIERVEVIRGPGAAMWGVNAVNGVINIISRHTRHQGGGEAVASLGTQGKAGLYARYGGQLDEHTSWKMSVQGRHAEPSQLYASGGENVDRLNNGVLDFRLDKDLGAGHDLTLWANVVRSSLGDQWRLNPQYSGGGSFLGMNSYLIQQSYTSQSLMGRYRWLSDSGVESSLQMAMTDSGIEISEYFKEERTTYDLDYQARYAFAGHDLLWGGSHRTTSDSVISATSVVSMANPDYTDRSTGVFVHDDWTLISDRLVLGAGARWDHPMRGGNTFSPSASLMWTPSRSDSVWLKYARAPRVPARAERDVTIFAGVVRPSAESMGLPVFLRTRPSPRTLKPEEVEGFELGYRKQLTSNFSTDLAVYRYRYKNLVSGLPVSQDFSMLPLNIIQNVETCNCMAAWSNGAEFSADWLVSAVWRLQLSYAWTRLEFDRSANPTLNATAENDEKSGPRHFGALRSQWNISPIQQFDAWIRGSAGFYRANAPYTELVRVPGYMTLDLRYGRKFGKDVELALSGRNLLGPRRIEFISDYIPSPQSEVTPSLLLSVRWKF from the coding sequence ATGCGCTGCAAAAAAGTGCTTTCGCTTATGCTGCTGGCTTGGGGGGGTGATGTGCTGGCCGGCAGTGCAGTGGATGAGATGGGTCTTGAGGAGCTGACCAAGGCCGATATCACCTCGGTTTCCCGCAAGAGCCAGAGTCTGTCCGATGTGCCGGCTGCGGCGTTCGTGATTTCGGCCGAAGACATCCGGCGCTCCGGTGCGCAGGCCTTGCCCGATGTGCTGCGGATGGTACCTGGGATCGAAGTAGCGCAGATCGATAGCGCACGCTATGCAGTGACCGCCCGCGGCTTCAATGGCCGCTTTGCCAATAAATTGCAGGTTCTGGTCGATGGTCGCAGTGTTTATCACCCGATTTTCTCCGGGGTGATGTGGGAGGCCGACCTGATCGCGCTGGAGGATATTGAGCGCGTCGAGGTCATTCGCGGGCCGGGGGCTGCGATGTGGGGCGTCAATGCCGTCAATGGCGTGATCAACATCATCAGCCGTCACACCCGCCATCAGGGTGGGGGAGAGGCGGTGGCCAGTCTTGGAACGCAGGGCAAGGCCGGCCTTTACGCCCGTTATGGCGGACAACTGGATGAACACACCAGCTGGAAAATGTCGGTTCAGGGACGTCATGCCGAACCGTCGCAGCTTTATGCCTCAGGCGGTGAGAACGTCGATCGCCTGAACAACGGCGTGCTCGATTTTCGTCTCGACAAGGATCTGGGCGCCGGCCACGACCTGACTCTCTGGGCCAATGTCGTGCGTTCCTCGCTTGGCGATCAGTGGCGCCTGAATCCGCAATATTCGGGAGGCGGTAGCTTTCTCGGGATGAACAGCTATCTGATCCAGCAAAGCTATACGAGCCAAAGCTTGATGGGGCGTTATCGCTGGTTGTCCGATAGCGGTGTCGAGTCATCGCTACAAATGGCCATGACCGACTCAGGGATCGAGATCAGCGAGTATTTCAAGGAAGAACGGACAACCTACGATCTCGACTACCAGGCGCGCTACGCATTTGCCGGGCACGACCTGTTGTGGGGCGGGAGCCACCGGACAACGTCGGATTCGGTGATCTCTGCGACCAGCGTGGTATCGATGGCCAATCCGGACTATACGGATCGCAGCACCGGAGTCTTCGTTCATGACGACTGGACGCTGATCAGCGATCGCCTCGTTCTGGGCGCCGGGGCGCGCTGGGATCATCCGATGCGTGGCGGCAATACTTTTTCACCCAGCGCCAGCCTGATGTGGACGCCGAGTCGCAGCGACAGCGTGTGGTTGAAATACGCCCGGGCACCCAGAGTGCCGGCGAGAGCCGAACGCGATGTCACCATCTTTGCCGGTGTGGTTCGTCCATCGGCCGAATCGATGGGCTTGCCGGTTTTTCTTAGAACTCGTCCTTCCCCGCGCACGCTGAAGCCGGAGGAGGTGGAAGGCTTCGAACTCGGCTATCGCAAGCAACTGACAAGCAACTTCAGTACGGATCTTGCGGTCTACCGCTATCGTTACAAGAATTTGGTTTCCGGGCTGCCAGTAAGCCAGGATTTCAGCATGTTGCCCTTGAATATCATCCAGAATGTCGAGACATGCAATTGCATGGCAGCCTGGAGCAATGGCGCCGAATTCAGCGCCGACTGGCTGGTTTCTGCAGTCTGGCGTTTGCAGCTTTCCTATGCCTGGACACGGCTTGAGTTTGACCGGTCGGCTAATCCAACCTTGAATGCAACGGCAGAAAATGATGAAAAAAGCGGGCCACGTCATTTCGGCGCCTTGCGCTCGCAATGGAACATCTCGCCCATCCAGCAGTTCGATGCCTGGATTCGTGGCTCGGCCGGTTTCTACCGGGCCAATGCGCCTTATACCGAGCTGGTTCGCGTGCCGGGATACATGACGCTGGACCTGCGCTATGGCCGCAAGTTCGGCAAGGACGTCGAGCTTGCCCTGAGCGGCCGCAATTTGCTTGGGCCGCGTCGTATCGAGTTCATTTCGGATTACATCCCGAGTCCGCAGAGTGAAGTCACACCTTCCCTGTTGTTGTCCGTGCGCTGGAAGTTCTGA